Below is a window of Methylosinus sp. PW1 DNA.
GGCCGAGACGCCGACGACGACCGACGTCGCCGCCGAACCGCCGCCGCCCGTCGTCGAGCCGCAAAAGCCCGTCGAGACGCGGCCCGATCCTTTCGTGCGGCTGCGCGAGTATGCGCGCGATTTCGACGGCGGCGATTGCTTCCTCGCGGTCGTCGGCGAGATTTCCGCCGGCGAGGCGCAGATCGACGGCTATGGCCGCGGCCGCGAGCCCTTCGACGCGCTCGACAAATCGTTCCGGGACGCGACGGGCGTTCCCGCTGCGATCGGCGTCCGCAAGGTGACGGCGCCGCAATGCCCGGCGCTCGGCTTCGCCAAGAAGTTTCTCGCCGTCCGCGAGCCTTTGCGCTTCGACGTCGCGCGCACGCAATTGCAGCGCAGCGGCGACAAGCTCGAGGGCGCAATCGAGACGCGCGCCGAACATGTGCGTTTTCTCATAGTCGACGACGACGGACTGGTGAATGATCTCAGCGCTCGGCTCGGACAGGAGCCCGGACGGCGCGACTTCGCGATGGAGCTGCGGGCCACTCGGCCCGGCCCGGTGCTGCTGGTGGCGATCGCCGGCGCGACGCCCATCTCCCTGGCCGCCGCCGCCCGCGCGGCGACCGCCAAAGACGTGTTCGCCAAGCTCGCCGAGGAGCTGGCCAATGCGTCGCCGCCGCCGGCGGTGGCGCTGAAATATGTGTCGCTGGTCTCGGGACGCTGAGCGCCGCCGGGGCCGGCGAAAATAGCCCCGAGATTTTTCGGCCTCGGACTTTGAAGCTCGCATTTTCCGGCGCTGCGCCGGGCGGAGGTTGCTCATGGCGCGATCAGCGACAGGATTTCCGATCGATCGCGCGGCGCTGGCCGCCTTCCTTCTCCTCACGCCGTCATGGCCGGGCTTGTCCCGGCCATCCACGCCAGGACGCCGAGGCCTCTCGAAAGCTCGGCCTGACGCGGAGGCTCCGATGGGGCGTCCGTCGTGGAACGAATCCGTCGAAAACGTGCGCTTTCCTGCGATTTCTCGGCTGCCTGGCGTGGATGGCCGGGACAAGCCCGGCCATGACGGCGGCGGCATTTCGCGATGGGTGAATCCGATCGCCGGCAAGGGGAGGGTGATCGCGCCCCTTCTGGCGTTGGCGGCGCTCGCTCTGCCGCTGGGAAACGCGCTCGCCGACGATGCGCTCATCCGCAGCTTCCGCCAGGGCGGCGACGTCGCCTCGGTCGGCGTTGTGGAGGCCGGCGCGGACACGGAGATCGAAGGTCCGCAGGCGATCTATTCCGGCGCCGACGGCGAGATCTATCTGCTCGATCAGGTCAATGGCCGCGTGCTGCGCTTCGATCCGCGCAAGCCCGCCGAGGCGACGCGCTCGCTCGAATTGCCGAGCGATCTGCGGCCGACCGACATCGTCGTCGCCAGAGACACGATCTATGTCTGGGACGAAGGTCCGCGCGCCTTGCAGGCGACCGGGCCGCAAGATGCGCAGACGCGCAGCCTCGCGGTGACGCGCTCCGTCTCCGCGCCGGACGAGGCGGTGCTCTCCGCCTTCGCGCAGACCGGCTCGCAGGAGATCGGCGAGGAAGCCGCGACGCGCAGCCTCGGCGACGGCAAGCCCTTGCGCTCGCGCCAGACCATCGCCTCGCATGGACGCGGGCAGGTGGTCGCCGATGTGAACGCCCTCGACAAGAAAGGCGTCTCCATCTCCTTGCAGATCAAGGATGGAGCGGCGCTCGCCAAGCTCAAAATGCAGGTGCGCAGCCGCATCGGCTCGGTGGAGTTGCTGGATGTCGATCAGCGCGGCCGCATTTTCGTGCTGGGCGAGAATATTCCGACCGACGCCACCGATCAGCCCTCCACCTTCGTCGCCCGCTACGCCTCCAATGGCGCGCTCGAGGGCGTCTATGAGCTGCCGCTGGACAAGCAGGTCGCGCTGTCGCGCCGCTTCGTCACCGTCTCGGCGGAGGGCGACGTCTATTTCCTGCGCACGCGCAAGGGCGGGGTCGATCTGCTCGGCGTCGGCTTCCGCCCGATGAAGAATGGGCAGACCATCGATCTCGCGCCGCCGGCGCCGGCGATTCCCTCTTACGCGCTGACCGATTTCGGCAAGCGCAAGGGCGCCACGGCGGCGACGCGTCCGCTCGATCGCACACAGGTCGTGCAGACCGCGCTGCAATTCGCCAATGTGCGCTGGCGCGTCAACGCCGGTGCCTATGGGGCGGACCCGGATCGCTCTTGCAGCGGCTTCGCGCGCATCCGCCGGCCGGGCTATCTGCACGGCAAGCTGGGGCAGGAGGTCGTCGGCATTCCCTATTGCTGGGGCTGCCATGGCGCGCTGCCGCGCATAGCGGCGGAGATCGGCGCCGGGCGTCTCGCCGGCAATGTCTGCACGCGCAACGATCCGCGCCCGGATGTCGCCGGCGTCGATTGCTCGGCCTTCGTCAGCGCCTGCTGGGGCCTCTCCACCCATTTCACCACAATGGCCATTCCGGCCATCTCGCGAGAATTGAGCAATCCTTGGGATCTGCTGCCCGGCGACGCGCTCAACAAGCCGGGCTCGCATGTGATGCTGTTCATGCGCTTCACGCCGGATCGCCGCGCCGAGGTGATCGAATCCTCGACCGGCGGCTGCAATGGCAAAGTGTGCCGCAACATCTATCCGCTCGCCTCGCTGCTGGCGCGCGGCTATCGGCCGGTGCGCTTTCGCGGCCTCGCCAATGATATGAGCGCGCCGACGCCGGTCGCCGCCGTCGCCACGGCGACGCCCATGGGCAAGACCAAGCCGGAAAACGCCCGGCCGGAAGCGCTGGATCAGAACGGCGCCGAGAAGCCCGCCAAGGGCGCGGTCAAGACGCGAGCGCGGTGAGAGCGGCATGATCCTGCGCCTGCGCACCGGCTCGGAGACGCTGATTCTCGGCCCGCGCGCCGCCTTCGCGGGCTTGGCCGGCCGCGACCGCCGCGCGCTGGTCAGCGAATATGAGGTGCGCCGCCGGCTGCGTCTCGCGCTCGCCGATCCCGAGGGCGCCGATGCGCTGCGCCGCGCCTTCGCGCTTTGGCGGGAGGAGGGCGCGCGCATTCGCGAGGCGGACGATCGCGCGCTGATCGATCGCGTCGCGCGCATGAGCCGCAATGGCGCGTTGGCGGCTTTCGTCGTTCAGGATCGCGCCAAGGGCCTCGGCGTCTCCACTGCCGCCGCGCCACCGGTCGGCGCGAAGCTCGCCGGCGCGAATGTCACGGGCGCGAATGTCACGGGAATGAACATGCAGGAGCGTCTGACGGCGACGCTCCGCCTCGTTCCGAACCATTTGAGCGGAACGACAAAGCAGGCTTTCGCCGAGCTCATCGAGCCCAAGGCGCTGGCGATCACGGTCGAGGTGCTGGCGCTATGGGCGATCTCCCATGCTTTCGGCGCGGGCGAGGCGATCGATGCCGTGCTGCTGGGCGCGGGCGTCTATTTCGGCGGCGCGCAAATCTGGCAGGGGCTGCATGCGCTGTTTCACGCGCTCGATCTGATCCGCATGGCGCAGAGCGCGGCGCAGCTCGACGAGGCGGCGGCGATTTTCGCCGAAGGCGTCACCAGGCTCGGCGTCGCCGTTCTGATCGCCGCGCTGACCCATGGCGCCGCGAAAAAAGCCGCGCGCTGGACGGAAAAGAAGCCGAGCCTGCGCAACACGCCGCAGGAGAGGGCGCCGAAGGCGGAGAGGTTCGAGGAGCGGCCGGCGCGAACGAGCAGCGCCAAAAGGGATTCGACGCGGCCGATTAAAAACGACGGCTCCGCATCGGCTGGCGCGAAACAAGACGCCAATGCGTACCACACGACGGATTCGAGCGGCAAGGCGCAAAGCATCGTCAATGGCGTCGACCCGAAATATCTCAATCCCAAGAGCCGCTTCGGCAAGGCTTTCTATGTCGCGCAGGAACCGGAGACCGCGCTCGCCGAGGTCGCCCATCACGGGATGTCTCCGAACGCCGGCATTCGCTTCGAGCTCGACGAGACGGCGATGAAAACGCTCGATCTCACCGACGCGAGCACTGCCGAAGCCTGGGGATACGCGCGCGGACCGATAAGCAGCAAGACCCAGGAGATCGGCGAATTGGCGAGACAGAAAGGCTACAACGTCATAAAATACCCGTCTGAAAGAAACGCCGGAGGGACCAATTTGGCGATCCTCGACGACTTCGATCAGATACTTCGCCCGGCGATGATAACTCCGGTGAGGCCATGAAGCTCATCGTGATGATCTACACCTGCGACGACTGCGGCCACGCTTTCGAGACGCCGGATGTGGACCCGGGCTCTTACGGAGAATTCGTTCTGCGGACCTCGACCGGCCATGCGGCCTTTCTCGACGCGCTGCATGATCCGACCTATGAGGAGGCCGATAGAATGCTCGCCGCCAACCCCGCGATCTCCGGCTATTCCGCGATGAAACGGGCCGATCTCCTTCAGGCGATCTTTGGAGAAGCGTGCTGTGATCGAGCGGAGGATGGAAGCGTATTTTCGATGACGCAGCATCCGATTTGCCCGCGCTGCAAATCGGCGAAAATCCGCTCGTGGGACGTGAAGGAGCCGGTCGAGATCGTCGATGTCGATATGCCGACTGTCTCGCACAGGACTTGGCTCGGCATGAATGACAAAGAGCGCGAGGCGCGCCTCGCTGAGAGCGTGGACCGCGCGCTCGGGCGGTTCTAGCGCGCATTCCCATCGTCGATCCTGGTTTCGAATCGGCGAAGGCGACCGCGAAGTGCGTTTACGCACATACGCTCCGGTCCGCTCCTCTATGATCGATTGCCACGAGGACGACGCAATGATAGCGTGATGCGATTATTGTGATCGATTGTCAGGTAGATACAACGGTCGCGGCCATGAAGACGCGCTTCGAGACCCTTTTTTTCTTCCTCGCGAGCTTCGCTCTCGCGGCCGTCGTCGCGTCTCCCGCCTTCGCCGAGCGCCGCGTCGCTCTCGTGCTCGGCAACGCCGAATACGACCACATCGCCAGGCTGAAAAATCCGGTCAATGACGCCAAGGACGTCGCCGAGACGCTGGCGCGGGATCTCGGCTTCGAGGTCATCTCGCTCGTCAACGCCCGCAAGGATCAGCTGGACGGCGCGCTCGCGGACTTCTCCCGCAAGGCCGCCGGCGCCGATGTGGCGCTGTTCTATTACGCCGGCCATGGCGTGCAGAACGAGGGCAAGAATTATCTGCTGCCGACCGACATCGCCGTGAAGGACGTCGCCGACGTCGAGTTCAAGGCGCTGGACATGGACCGCGTGCGGCTGGCGCTCTCCAAATCCGCCGGCGTCAATATTCTCATCCTCGACGCCTGCCGCAACAATCCCTTCGACAGTCTCGTCACCGCCTCGCGCTCGGTGGATGGCGGAATGCTGCCGCGCGGCCTCGAGCGGATGGCCGTCGCGGTCAACAAGGGCGCCAAGGGCATTCTCGTCGCCTATGCGGCCGCGCCGCATGAGGTGGCGCTGGACGGCGCCGGCCGCAACAGCCCCTTCGCCGAAGCGCTGCTCAAGAATCTGAAAGCGCCGGAGGTGGAGATTCGCCGGCTGTTCAACCTCGTCAGCGACGATGTCGCGCGCACGACCAAGGGCAAGCAGTCGCCGGAAATCTCCAGCCGCATCTATGGCGACTTTTATTTCCTCAGCCCGGACGAGATGGCAGAGCGCGCGTGGCAGAAGGCCTCCAAGACGCAGGACCCGGCCGATTTCCGCAGCGTGCTGACGCTCTATCCCACCTCGCCCCGCGCTCGCGACGCGCAGCTGCGGCTCGATCTCTTCGAGAGCGTGCAGCGCTGCAACGCCGAGCAGAAGGAGCTGGAGGCGATCTCCCCCGCTGATCTTACGCGCCTGCGCGCCGCCGCCGGTCGCTTCTCCTGCGACGCCGCGCGCAAGAGCGCCGAAGCGCTCGTCGCCAAGGCGGAGGAGAAAGAGCGCCGCGAGCTGGCGAGCTGCGAGGCCGACAATAAAACGCTCGGCGCGCTCGGCGAGGACAATCTCGCCGGCCTGCGCGCCGCCTCCGCGAAAATGTCCTGCCCCGACGCGCGCCGCCGCGCCGGCGATCTCATCGCCCGGCTCGAGGCGAAGGAGCAGCGCGAGCGCGAGATTTGCAACGCCGATCTCGCGGCGCTGCATTCGGTCGCGCGCGACGATCTTTTCGGCCTGCGCGCCGTTTCCGGCCGCCTCGCTTGCCGCGCGGCGATCGAGGAAGCCAAGCCGCTGGTCGCGGCGCTGGAGGCGAAAGAGCGCCGCGAGCGCGAGACCTGCGAGGCCGAGCGCAAGGCTTTCGCCGCTGTCGATCCGAGCGATCTTCCCGGCATGCGCGCCGCCGTCGGCCGCATGACTTGCGTCGCCGCGGTGGAAGGCGCGCGCTTCGTGCTCGCCCGCCTCGAGGAGAAGGAGCGCCGCGAGCGCGATATTTGCGATGCCGATCGCAAGGCGCTGGGCGCCGCCGGCGTGAGCGACATTGG
It encodes the following:
- a CDS encoding RES family NAD+ phosphorylase — protein: MILRLRTGSETLILGPRAAFAGLAGRDRRALVSEYEVRRRLRLALADPEGADALRRAFALWREEGARIREADDRALIDRVARMSRNGALAAFVVQDRAKGLGVSTAAAPPVGAKLAGANVTGANVTGMNMQERLTATLRLVPNHLSGTTKQAFAELIEPKALAITVEVLALWAISHAFGAGEAIDAVLLGAGVYFGGAQIWQGLHALFHALDLIRMAQSAAQLDEAAAIFAEGVTRLGVAVLIAALTHGAAKKAARWTEKKPSLRNTPQERAPKAERFEERPARTSSAKRDSTRPIKNDGSASAGAKQDANAYHTTDSSGKAQSIVNGVDPKYLNPKSRFGKAFYVAQEPETALAEVAHHGMSPNAGIRFELDETAMKTLDLTDASTAEAWGYARGPISSKTQEIGELARQKGYNVIKYPSERNAGGTNLAILDDFDQILRPAMITPVRP
- a CDS encoding caspase family protein; the protein is MKTRFETLFFFLASFALAAVVASPAFAERRVALVLGNAEYDHIARLKNPVNDAKDVAETLARDLGFEVISLVNARKDQLDGALADFSRKAAGADVALFYYAGHGVQNEGKNYLLPTDIAVKDVADVEFKALDMDRVRLALSKSAGVNILILDACRNNPFDSLVTASRSVDGGMLPRGLERMAVAVNKGAKGILVAYAAAPHEVALDGAGRNSPFAEALLKNLKAPEVEIRRLFNLVSDDVARTTKGKQSPEISSRIYGDFYFLSPDEMAERAWQKASKTQDPADFRSVLTLYPTSPRARDAQLRLDLFESVQRCNAEQKELEAISPADLTRLRAAAGRFSCDAARKSAEALVAKAEEKERRELASCEADNKTLGALGEDNLAGLRAASAKMSCPDARRRAGDLIARLEAKEQREREICNADLAALHSVARDDLFGLRAVSGRLACRAAIEEAKPLVAALEAKERRERETCEAERKAFAAVDPSDLPGMRAAVGRMTCVAAVEGARFVLARLEEKERRERDICDADRKALGAAGVSDIGALKSAAAKMRCEAVRNDANLLVAELESKAIRIEGQSCDAERKSVAGMGGDLARLRAAALGMKCDAARDDAKTRLAKLEEQETLARRTCDAERKTLQSKADDLIALRAAVLSTTCEDVRKDGKALAAELEKKQRLAKESCDADRKALDGKSGDLSGLRAALDGMSCETARAEARRKIAELEGACAADRKRVADVDATSFDAQQKLGALRDRKFSCADARGDLDKAVAAIETRVRAAQTQLKTLGCYAAAANGKLDEPTRSALAAYASKKGEAAPTRLTDELVAQLQGQTETVCPQQAAPIAAKPAEAPVKDAAREEAAPAAKPAKHNARRHEEEDEEPTRPARAGKRNQIAAPVVAPRHMRERAPVERPVVARPARPAAPAVVAAPVAATPKPLSWSHNPGF